From Nerophis lumbriciformis linkage group LG13, RoL_Nlum_v2.1, whole genome shotgun sequence, one genomic window encodes:
- the rpl8 gene encoding large ribosomal subunit protein uL2 — protein sequence MGRVIRGQRKGAGSVFKAHVKHRKGAAKLRHIDFAERHGYIKGIVKDIIHDPGRGAPLAKVTFRDPYRFKKRTELFIAAEGIHTGQFIYCGKKAQLNIGNVLPVGTMPEGTIICCLEEKPGDRGKLARASGNYATVISHNPETKKSRVKLPSGSKKVISSANRAVIGVVAGGGRIDKPILKAGRAYHKYKAKRNCWPRVRGVAMNPVEHPFGGGNHQHIGKPSTIRRDAPAGRKVGLIAARRTGRLRGTKTVQEKEN from the exons ATGGGACGTGTGATCAGGGGACAAAGAAAAGGTGCGGGCTCCGTGTTTAAAGCCCACGTAAAGCACAGAAAAGGAGCGGCCAAACTCCGCCACATTGACTTTGCAGAACGCCATGGCTACATCAAGGGAATCGTCAAG GATATCATCCACGATCCCGGCCGTGGCGCCCCCCTCGCCAAGGTGACGTTCCGGGACCCTTATCGCTTCAAGAAGAGGACCGAGCTCTTCATTGCCGCTGAGGGAATTCACACGGGACAGTTCATTTACTGTGGCAAGAAGG CCCAGCTCAACATTGGCAACGTCCTGCCCGTGGGCACCATGCCAGAGGGCACAATCATCTGCTGCCTGGAGGAGAAGCCCGGTGACAGAGGCAAGCTGGCCCGTGCGTCTGGAAACTACGCCACGGTCATCTCCCACAACCCGGAGACCAAGAAGTCCAGAGTGAAGCTGCCCTCTGGCTCCAAGAAAGTCATCTCCTCAGCCAACAGAGCTGTCATCG GCGTGGTTGCCGGCGGCGGTCGTATTGACAAGCCCATCCTGAAGGCAGGTCGCGCCTACCACAAATATAAGGCCAAGAGGAACTGCTGGCCTCGTGTCCGTGGTGTGGCCATGAAC CCTGTGGAGCATCCATTCGGAGGTGGTAACCATCAGCACATTGGCAAGCCCTCCACCATCAGGAGGGACGCGCCCGCTGGTCGCAAGGTCGGTCTTATCGCTGCCCGTCGTACCGGAAGACTGCGCGGAACCAAGACCGTCCAGGAGAAGGAGAACTAG